The following coding sequences lie in one Terriglobales bacterium genomic window:
- a CDS encoding response regulator: protein MKAILFVDDHEVLARLSCEILEMQGYRAVSAYNAGDALEKFDQENFDILVTDFKMEGMNGLELARKIHAKRPNVPVIIVTGYGPVDGGADVDACLQKEELFPALLEKIKHFLGEVGPTPRKEKEVEVTP from the coding sequence AGGTCCTGGCGCGTCTGAGTTGCGAAATCCTGGAGATGCAGGGATATCGCGCCGTCTCAGCCTACAACGCCGGCGACGCGCTGGAGAAATTCGATCAGGAAAACTTCGACATCCTGGTCACCGATTTCAAGATGGAAGGCATGAACGGACTGGAGCTGGCGCGCAAAATCCACGCCAAGCGCCCCAATGTGCCGGTGATCATCGTGACCGGCTACGGCCCGGTGGATGGCGGCGCCGACGTGGACGCGTGCCTGCAAAAAGAAGAGCTCTTCCCCGCCCTGCTGGAGAAGATCAAACACTTTCTCGGCGAAGTCGGGCCCACGCCGCGCAAAGAAAAGGAAGTTGAAGTAACGCCTTAA
- a CDS encoding ChbG/HpnK family deacetylase, translating to MPRLIVNADDFGLTEGVNRAIGEAHQFGIVTSATLMANARAFEHAVELARRHPRLSVGCHVVLADGVPVSKTDDVPTLVTQRGAFRNSFGDFALAAVRGRISGEEIEREATAQIEKLQNAGLTVSHVDTHKHLHALPQVLGPLLRAAGVCGVRAVRNPFAPVKPLAYAHLLQRPRLWKRYSQVKTLRAMEGRFRRAVEAAGMLTTDGSFGVLGTGALEKKLFAAIIGSVPEGTWEFVTHPGYNDLDLDQVRTRLRDTRPVEHAVLMCAEAREAVEARGIELISYRELLPAQIESESRGAAGQS from the coding sequence ATGCCGCGGCTGATCGTCAACGCCGACGATTTTGGACTCACCGAGGGTGTGAACCGCGCCATCGGCGAGGCGCACCAGTTCGGCATTGTGACATCGGCCACGCTAATGGCGAATGCGCGCGCGTTTGAGCACGCGGTGGAGCTGGCGCGCCGGCATCCGCGATTGAGCGTGGGATGCCACGTCGTTCTCGCCGATGGCGTGCCGGTTTCCAAGACGGACGATGTGCCCACGCTGGTGACTCAGCGCGGCGCGTTTCGCAACAGCTTTGGCGACTTCGCGCTGGCGGCGGTGCGCGGGCGAATCTCCGGCGAGGAGATCGAGCGCGAGGCCACCGCGCAGATCGAAAAGCTGCAGAACGCGGGCCTCACCGTGAGCCATGTGGACACGCACAAGCACCTGCACGCGCTGCCGCAGGTGCTCGGACCGCTGCTGCGGGCGGCGGGTGTGTGCGGCGTGCGCGCGGTGCGGAATCCGTTCGCGCCGGTCAAGCCGCTTGCCTACGCACACCTGCTGCAGCGTCCGCGCCTGTGGAAGCGCTACTCACAGGTGAAGACCCTGCGCGCCATGGAAGGCCGCTTTCGCCGGGCGGTGGAAGCGGCCGGCATGCTCACTACCGACGGCAGTTTTGGCGTGCTGGGCACGGGCGCCCTCGAGAAAAAACTGTTCGCCGCTATTATCGGGTCGGTGCCGGAAGGCACGTGGGAGTTCGTCACGCACCCGGGGTACAACGATCTGGACCTGGACCAAGTCCGCACCCGGCTGCGCGACACTCGACCCGTGGAACACGCCGTCCTGATGTGCGCCGAAGCGCGCGAGGCCGTGGAGGCCCGCGGAATTGAGCTGATCAGCTATCGGGAATTGCTGCCCGCACAGATAGAATCTGAATCCCGCGGCGCGGCCGGCCAATCATAG
- the bshA gene encoding N-acetyl-alpha-D-glucosaminyl L-malate synthase BshA has translation MKIGITCYPTYGGSGVVATELGIELAQRGHEVHFITYSQPFRLTQPAANIHYHEVEVSQYPLFDYPPYDLALASRMAEVADIYGLDLLHVHYAIPHSVSAMLAKQMMAAQPIGKRLPFVTTLHGTDITLVGADRSYLPITRLSIEQSDGVTAISKYLRDRTVKEFEVRNHIEVIYNFVNCDVYTRGADSAEQRAQYADPGERILVHLSNFRPVKRVPDVIEIFDRVQKKVPARLLMIGDGPDRSVAEFMARNRHISDRVLFLGKQDRVHEKLAVADLMLLPSELESFGLAALEAMACQVPSVATNVGGVPEVVEHEKTGYLVRVGDVEAMARYATDLLSNEEKLRAMGRAARQAAQGRFCSSRIIPLYEDFYRGVLERNS, from the coding sequence ATGAAGATCGGAATCACCTGTTACCCCACCTACGGCGGCTCGGGCGTTGTGGCGACCGAGCTGGGCATTGAACTCGCCCAGCGGGGCCACGAGGTGCACTTCATTACGTACTCGCAGCCGTTCCGGCTGACGCAGCCGGCGGCCAACATCCACTATCACGAGGTCGAGGTCTCGCAGTATCCGCTGTTCGACTACCCGCCGTATGACCTGGCGCTGGCCTCGCGCATGGCCGAAGTGGCCGATATCTACGGGCTCGACCTGCTGCACGTGCACTATGCCATTCCGCACTCGGTCAGCGCCATGCTTGCCAAGCAGATGATGGCGGCGCAGCCCATCGGCAAGCGCTTGCCCTTCGTGACCACTCTGCACGGCACCGACATCACGCTGGTGGGCGCCGATCGCTCGTACCTGCCGATTACGCGGCTTTCGATCGAGCAGAGCGACGGCGTGACCGCGATATCGAAGTATCTGCGCGACCGGACGGTGAAAGAGTTCGAAGTACGGAACCACATCGAGGTCATCTACAACTTCGTAAATTGCGACGTGTACACGCGCGGCGCAGATTCGGCCGAACAGCGCGCGCAGTATGCCGATCCGGGCGAGCGCATCCTGGTGCATCTTTCCAATTTCCGCCCGGTGAAGCGCGTGCCCGACGTGATCGAGATCTTCGACCGCGTGCAGAAAAAAGTGCCGGCGCGCCTGCTGATGATCGGCGACGGGCCCGACCGCAGCGTGGCCGAGTTCATGGCGCGCAACAGGCACATCAGTGACCGCGTGCTTTTCCTCGGCAAGCAGGACCGCGTGCACGAGAAGCTGGCGGTTGCCGACCTGATGCTGCTGCCGAGCGAGCTGGAGTCGTTCGGCCTGGCGGCGCTGGAGGCGATGGCATGCCAGGTGCCGTCGGTTGCCACCAACGTGGGCGGCGTGCCGGAAGTCGTCGAGCACGAGAAAACGGGCTACCTGGTCCGGGTGGGCGACGTGGAGGCGATGGCGCGCTATGCCACCGACCTGCTTTCCAACGAGGAGAAGCTCCGCGCCATGGGCAGGGCGGCGCGGCAGGCGGCGCAGGGACGCTTCTGCTCCTCGCGCATCATTCCCTTGTATGAAGACTTCTATCGCGGCGTGCTGGAGCGCAACTCGTAG
- a CDS encoding histidine kinase, whose protein sequence is MDSKLILITLLIKLGAAAGIAGALVRSREFKSRVFRDRRTLAQQMQLVVFIATPYALGVIVRLLVPRDFPADLSLEGVLLMGALTGRLGGAFAGVLVAFPAVAAHEWLALPFFTGAGLAAGVLRHLSSRYLGSNYEDIWAFSPFIDLSLYRWLKRSIRHPRVDWLIAFSFLIVATRLALVELAHLFPGKIFCVYSDNLWVELAAYATTVACVAVPLKIWNSGRLELKLAEQQRMLLQARMEALQSQINPHFLFNTLNTVSSLVRFDPDMAREIIVKLASILRRLLRSHESFVRLREEVEFIDDYLDIEVVRFGRDKLRVLKDLDPETLDAVVPSMLLQPLVENSIKHGLSPKVDGGSITLRSRMSDGFLTIEVEDDGVGIGYTGPVDGEVSSVDDDGDAPSSSGIGMANVAGRLKVLYGEGARMTVTSGAELGTRVVLVLPILQTAEAGAETATAAALNYELRSSTPR, encoded by the coding sequence ATGGATTCCAAGCTGATTCTGATCACGCTGCTCATCAAGCTGGGAGCGGCGGCTGGCATTGCCGGGGCGCTGGTGCGCTCGCGCGAATTCAAGTCGCGCGTCTTCCGCGACCGGCGCACGCTCGCTCAGCAGATGCAGCTGGTGGTGTTCATTGCCACGCCCTATGCGCTGGGCGTGATCGTTCGCCTGCTGGTGCCCCGCGACTTTCCGGCCGACCTCTCACTGGAGGGTGTGCTTCTGATGGGCGCGCTCACGGGACGCCTGGGCGGGGCCTTCGCCGGCGTGCTGGTGGCGTTTCCCGCCGTCGCTGCGCACGAGTGGCTGGCGTTGCCGTTCTTTACCGGCGCCGGGCTTGCGGCGGGCGTGTTGCGGCATCTCTCCTCGCGGTACCTGGGATCGAATTACGAAGACATCTGGGCGTTTTCGCCGTTCATCGACCTGAGCCTCTACCGCTGGCTGAAGCGCAGCATCCGCCATCCCCGCGTGGACTGGCTGATCGCGTTCTCCTTTCTCATCGTGGCGACGCGCCTGGCCCTGGTGGAGCTGGCGCACCTGTTTCCGGGAAAAATCTTCTGCGTGTACTCGGACAACCTGTGGGTGGAACTGGCGGCGTACGCCACCACCGTCGCGTGCGTCGCCGTGCCGCTCAAAATCTGGAACAGCGGGCGCCTGGAGCTGAAGCTGGCCGAGCAGCAACGCATGCTTCTCCAGGCGCGCATGGAAGCGCTCCAGAGCCAGATCAATCCTCACTTTTTGTTCAACACGCTGAACACGGTGTCGTCGCTGGTGCGCTTCGATCCCGACATGGCGCGCGAGATCATCGTCAAGCTGGCCAGCATCCTGCGCCGCCTGCTGCGTTCTCACGAGTCGTTCGTGCGCCTGCGCGAGGAGGTGGAGTTCATCGACGACTACCTCGACATCGAAGTGGTGCGCTTCGGGCGCGACAAGCTGCGCGTACTCAAAGACCTTGATCCCGAGACGCTCGACGCCGTTGTCCCCAGCATGCTGCTGCAGCCGCTGGTGGAAAACTCCATCAAGCACGGACTCTCGCCCAAGGTGGATGGCGGCAGCATCACGCTGCGCAGCCGCATGAGCGACGGCTTCCTCACCATCGAGGTGGAAGATGACGGCGTGGGCATCGGCTACACCGGCCCGGTCGATGGCGAAGTCTCCAGCGTTGACGACGACGGAGACGCGCCGTCCAGCAGCGGCATCGGCATGGCCAATGTGGCGGGAAGACTGAAGGTACTCTATGGTGAGGGCGCGCGCATGACGGTGACCAGCGGCGCCGAGCTGGGCACGCGCGTGGTGCTGGTGCTGCCCATTCTCCAGACCGCCGAAGCCGGCGCCGAGACCGCCACCGCCGCCGCGCTCAACTACGAGTTGCGCTCCAGCACGCCGCGATAG
- a CDS encoding alanine--tRNA ligase-related protein, with amino-acid sequence MTKRLYYRDSFLHTFDAQVAEVVAGDRPGVILDVTAFYPTSGGQVFDTGWLEANGAKARVTEVAEADGGRVVHYVDPAGMSHLQPGARVHGAIDPERRFDHMQQHTGQHVLSGAFVRLFDLPTVSFHMGTESCTIDLAAESLSAEQAVAAERLSNQVVMEDRPVEIRFVSLDEARTLGLRKLPEREGEIRLIDVRDFDLTACGGTHVTRTGQIGCILVRKIEKVRQGIRVEFVCGMRAVAAARRDHQALTEAGELFSTHIWQVPQQIRKALDDARAQGKREHALLEELAAFEAGRLLQATTMSAAGYRLVQHIFESRDAAFAKLVAHRLIALPGIVAALGAVLPQPTLIVAASKDTPANAGATLKQVLAAHGGRGGGSKEMAQGGVPAIDVLRSALAAVVARLSV; translated from the coding sequence ATGACGAAACGGTTGTATTACCGCGATTCCTTCCTCCACACCTTCGACGCGCAGGTCGCTGAGGTCGTCGCCGGCGACCGCCCAGGTGTCATCCTCGACGTAACCGCTTTCTACCCCACCAGCGGCGGCCAGGTTTTCGACACTGGCTGGCTTGAAGCGAACGGGGCGAAGGCGCGCGTCACCGAAGTCGCCGAAGCCGACGGCGGCCGTGTTGTGCACTACGTCGATCCGGCGGGCATGTCGCATTTGCAGCCGGGCGCGCGGGTTCACGGCGCCATCGATCCCGAGCGTCGCTTCGATCACATGCAGCAGCACACTGGCCAGCATGTGCTCTCGGGCGCGTTCGTGCGCCTCTTCGATCTGCCCACGGTTTCGTTTCACATGGGCACCGAGTCGTGCACGATTGATCTCGCTGCCGAGTCGCTCAGCGCTGAGCAGGCGGTTGCCGCCGAGCGGCTCAGCAACCAGGTTGTAATGGAGGACCGCCCGGTCGAGATTCGCTTCGTTTCGCTTGACGAAGCGCGCACGCTCGGCCTGCGCAAGCTGCCGGAGCGCGAAGGCGAAATCCGGCTGATTGATGTCCGCGACTTCGACCTCACCGCCTGCGGCGGCACACACGTCACGCGCACCGGGCAGATCGGCTGCATTCTGGTGCGCAAAATTGAGAAGGTGCGGCAGGGAATCCGCGTCGAGTTCGTTTGCGGCATGCGGGCGGTTGCGGCCGCCCGCCGCGACCACCAGGCGCTCACCGAAGCCGGCGAGCTGTTCTCCACCCACATCTGGCAGGTACCGCAGCAGATTCGCAAGGCGCTCGACGACGCGCGCGCCCAGGGCAAGCGCGAGCACGCGCTGCTGGAAGAGTTGGCCGCATTCGAAGCCGGACGACTGCTGCAAGCGACGACGATGTCGGCGGCCGGTTATCGGCTCGTGCAGCACATCTTCGAATCCCGTGACGCGGCCTTCGCAAAACTCGTCGCGCACCGCCTCATTGCCTTGCCTGGCATTGTGGCTGCCCTCGGCGCCGTGCTCCCGCAACCCACGCTCATCGTCGCGGCAAGCAAAGACACGCCGGCAAACGCGGGCGCAACACTCAAACAGGTCCTCGCCGCGCACGGCGGCCGCGGCGGCGGGTCGAAAGAAATGGCCCAGGGCGGGGTGCCGGCCATCGATGTCCTGCGCTCCGCGCTGGCTGCCGTTGTTGCCCGTTTGAGCGTCTAA
- a CDS encoding threonine synthase: MARITYLECSKCGERVSADKPQTVCPKDAGSLYVRYDLGQIKPRFTRESLAGRVASMWRYADVLPDAAPVTLGEGFTPMLSSRTQPGVYIKDEGLNPTGSFKARGLSAAVTMAKHYGLRKVAVPSAGNAASALAAYAAAAGIEAHIFLPKDVPMANRIECEAYGAHVTLVDGLISDCARIVGERKQAEGWFDISTLKEPFRIEGKKTMGYEVAEQLGWKLPSAIIYPTGGGVGLIGMWKAFDEMQQLGWIGSERPRMVVAQSSGCAPVARAWDEHKAASEMWQNAATLAAGLRVPKPYGDYIILDIVKQSGGTAIAVSDDAIMQAFEQWARDEGIFAAPEGAAALAAYNHLLATGFFKPGESVVLFNTGSGLKYIDVIADYMKSKQPVAVAAGASRSLGGIIQPY, translated from the coding sequence ATGGCCAGGATTACCTATCTGGAGTGCAGCAAGTGCGGCGAGCGCGTCTCGGCCGACAAACCGCAGACCGTCTGTCCGAAAGACGCCGGGTCGCTCTACGTCCGCTACGACCTGGGGCAGATCAAGCCGCGCTTCACGCGCGAGTCGCTTGCCGGGCGCGTCGCCAGCATGTGGCGCTACGCCGACGTGCTCCCCGATGCCGCGCCGGTCACGCTCGGCGAAGGCTTCACCCCGATGCTGTCCAGCCGCACCCAACCGGGCGTCTATATAAAGGATGAAGGCCTGAACCCGACCGGGTCGTTCAAGGCGCGCGGACTCAGCGCCGCCGTGACCATGGCGAAGCACTACGGCCTGCGCAAGGTCGCCGTGCCCTCCGCGGGCAACGCCGCGAGCGCGCTGGCGGCATACGCGGCCGCCGCGGGTATCGAAGCGCACATCTTCCTGCCGAAAGACGTTCCCATGGCGAACCGGATCGAATGCGAGGCCTACGGCGCGCACGTCACGCTGGTTGATGGCCTCATCAGCGACTGCGCGCGCATCGTAGGCGAGCGCAAGCAGGCGGAGGGCTGGTTCGACATCTCCACGCTCAAGGAACCCTTCCGCATCGAAGGCAAGAAAACGATGGGCTACGAAGTCGCCGAGCAACTGGGCTGGAAGCTGCCGAGCGCGATCATCTATCCGACCGGCGGCGGCGTGGGACTGATCGGCATGTGGAAGGCCTTTGACGAGATGCAGCAGCTCGGATGGATCGGCAGCGAACGCCCGCGCATGGTCGTGGCGCAGTCGAGCGGTTGCGCGCCGGTGGCGCGCGCCTGGGACGAGCACAAGGCGGCGTCAGAGATGTGGCAGAACGCGGCCACCCTCGCCGCCGGCCTGCGCGTGCCCAAGCCGTACGGCGACTACATCATTCTCGACATTGTGAAGCAGAGCGGCGGAACGGCGATCGCGGTAAGCGACGACGCCATCATGCAGGCCTTCGAACAGTGGGCGCGCGACGAGGGCATCTTCGCCGCCCCCGAAGGCGCGGCCGCCTTGGCCGCCTACAACCACCTGCTGGCGACGGGATTCTTCAAGCCCGGCGAGAGTGTGGTGCTGTTTAACACCGGCTCCGGACTGAAGTACATCGACGTGATCGCCGACTACATGAAGTCGAAGCAGCCGGTCGCCGTGGCCGCCGGCGCTTCACGGAGCTTGGGCGGGATTATTCAGCCGTATTAG
- a CDS encoding tetratricopeptide repeat protein, whose protein sequence is MGLFFGYGIILQLLALIHFARRRPEYYWLWIIFLGGGLGALAYLLIEAAPDIVLVQQSFKVFPRRKRIRQLQTIILDNPAPGNYEELADLYREEGRFSEAREAYSKSITPRTGTAHNYYGRALTELELGDWAAAAQDLERVVANDRQHDYGRALGLLALSHAQSGNRERAAQLFAEATQTSTLSETQYNYACFLRDQGRAAEAREWAQRLLTKKNTLPGYLKRRERPWFRKATAFLKALPA, encoded by the coding sequence ATGGGGCTGTTCTTCGGATACGGCATCATTCTGCAACTGCTGGCGCTGATTCACTTCGCGCGCCGCCGTCCCGAATACTACTGGCTCTGGATCATCTTCCTGGGCGGCGGACTCGGCGCGCTCGCCTACCTGCTGATTGAGGCCGCGCCCGACATCGTGCTGGTGCAGCAGTCGTTCAAAGTCTTTCCGCGGCGCAAGCGCATTCGCCAGCTGCAAACCATCATCCTCGACAATCCCGCGCCGGGAAACTATGAGGAGCTGGCCGACCTGTACCGCGAGGAAGGGCGCTTTTCCGAAGCGCGCGAGGCTTACTCCAAGTCGATCACGCCGCGCACCGGCACGGCGCACAACTACTATGGCCGCGCCCTCACCGAACTGGAGCTGGGCGATTGGGCCGCGGCCGCGCAGGACCTGGAGCGCGTTGTCGCCAACGACCGCCAGCACGACTACGGACGCGCCCTCGGCCTGCTCGCGCTTTCGCATGCGCAAAGCGGAAACCGCGAGCGCGCGGCGCAACTGTTCGCCGAAGCCACGCAGACCTCGACGCTGTCGGAAACGCAGTACAACTACGCCTGCTTCCTCCGCGACCAGGGCCGCGCCGCCGAGGCCCGCGAGTGGGCGCAGCGCCTGCTCACCAAGAAGAACACGCTGCCCGGATACCTCAAGCGGCGCGAGCGACCGTGGTTCAGGAAGGCAACGGCGTTTCTGAAGGCGCTGCCGGCTTAA
- a CDS encoding Cof-type HAD-IIB family hydrolase, translating to MNPRVRLLAIDIDGTLLNSKFQLSPAVQHALQRAHRAGVEILLVTGRRHLFALPIAQEASVPLWLISSNGAVTRSLEGELFHQELLPLVTAQLLCRHMDEFRRHMVLTFECEGRGALVLESMSYFNGSIFGWVQKNRDYIAEVAPIEQSLTRDPIQAMYCGGVDRMREVMARLEHADVAPHVTVVKTEYPKRDLCIVDILNAKASKAAAVERWARHRGFERAQVAAIGDNFNDVAMLAFAGVPFIMGNADPELKQNGWRVLPSNDEDGVAAAVDEILNAQ from the coding sequence GTGAATCCCCGCGTCCGTCTGCTGGCCATCGACATTGATGGCACGCTCCTCAACTCCAAGTTCCAGCTTTCTCCGGCCGTCCAGCACGCGCTGCAGCGCGCGCACCGGGCCGGAGTCGAGATCCTGCTGGTCACCGGCCGGCGACACCTGTTTGCCCTGCCCATCGCGCAGGAGGCGAGCGTGCCGCTGTGGCTCATCAGCTCCAACGGCGCCGTTACGCGCTCGCTCGAGGGCGAACTGTTCCACCAGGAGCTGCTGCCGCTGGTGACCGCGCAATTGCTGTGCCGCCACATGGACGAATTCCGCCGGCACATGGTGCTGACGTTCGAATGCGAAGGCCGCGGCGCGCTGGTGCTGGAATCGATGTCGTACTTCAATGGCAGCATCTTCGGGTGGGTACAGAAGAACCGCGACTACATCGCCGAAGTCGCGCCCATCGAGCAGTCGCTGACCCGCGATCCCATACAAGCCATGTACTGCGGCGGTGTTGACCGCATGCGCGAGGTCATGGCGCGGCTGGAGCACGCCGACGTGGCGCCGCACGTGACCGTGGTGAAGACCGAGTATCCGAAGCGCGACCTGTGCATCGTGGACATACTCAATGCCAAGGCGTCGAAGGCTGCGGCGGTGGAGCGCTGGGCGCGGCACCGCGGGTTCGAGCGCGCGCAGGTGGCGGCCATTGGCGACAACTTCAACGACGTGGCGATGCTTGCCTTTGCCGGCGTTCCCTTCATAATGGGCAATGCCGATCCGGAACTGAAGCAGAACGGATGGCGCGTGCTGCCATCTAACGACGAGGACGGGGTGGCCGCAGCGGTGGACGAAATACTCAATGCACAATGA